Proteins from one Pygocentrus nattereri isolate fPygNat1 chromosome 16, fPygNat1.pri, whole genome shotgun sequence genomic window:
- the unc119b gene encoding protein unc-119 homolog B: MSYSCTSTGNSQDPSSSNKSGGGVNPGSCSGSSSSGVSSSNSSSSSSVSSGGGGGGSSASHSVRGGKSDSKPASAEAMKVKKGCNTTDVGVPVTTEEELLANTIITPEDVLGLQKITENYLCSPEDNIYNIDFTRFKIRDMETGTVLFEITKPPASDKGGEKRDIDPNAGRFVRYQFTPAFLRLRQVGATVEFTVGDIPINNFRMIERHYFRDQLLKSFDFEFGFCIPSSKNTCEHIYEFPPLSEDIMREMILHPYETQSDSFYFVDNKLVMHNKADYSYSGGP, encoded by the exons ATGAGCTATTCTTGTACCAGCACAGGCAACAGCCAGGACCCATCGAGCTCTAACAAGTCCGGCGGCGGCGTTAATCCCGGCAGTTGCAGCGGCAGCAGCTCTAGCGGCGttagcagcagcaacagcagcagcagcagcagcgttagcagcggcggcggcggcggcggcagcAGCGCTAGCCACAGTGTCCGCGGGGGCAAATCCGACTCGAAACCCGCTTCAGCCGAGGCCATGAAAGTCAAGAAGGGCTGCAACACGACGGACGTGGGGGTCCCCGTAACCACAGAGGAGGAGCTGTTAGCCAACACGATAATAACACCGGAGGACGTGCTGGGGCTACAGAAGATCACTGAAA atTACTTGTGCAGTCCAGAGGACAACATATACAACATTGACTTTACACGGTTTAAAATCAGAGACATGGAGACGGGGACGGTGCTGTTTGAGATCACAAAGCCTCCAGCAAGTG acaaaggaggagagaaaagagatattGACCCCAACGCTGGCAGATTTGTGAGATATCAGTTCACGCCAGCATTTCTACGGTTACGTCAGGTTGGAGCTAC GGTGGAGTTCACTGTGGGCGACATCCCCATCAATAACTTCCGCATGATCGAGAGACACTACTTCCGTGATCAGCTGCTGAAGAGTTTTGACTTTGAGTTTGGCTTTTGCATCCCCAGCAGCAAGAACACCTGTGAGCACATCTACGAGTTTCCCCCACTCTCAGAGGACATCA TGCGTGAGATGATCCTACACCCCTATGAAACACAGTCTGACAGCTTCTACTTCGTGGACAACAAGCTGGTCATGCACAACAAAGCAGACTACTCTTACAGTGGAGGCCCTTAG